Below is a window of Candidatus Cloacimonas sp. DNA.
TACCGGCGGACGCCGTTCCGCCGTTTTTATTCGGCGCTACAGCGAGCGCCGGTACCAAGAAAGGCGGACGCCGATCAGCGGAAAGACAATTTGCCAGAACATCATTTTATACCATCTTTTACAGTTAATTTCATAAAGGCCTCCAGATATTTTTATGCCAGATTATTACCTTGCTTTAAACTGTCAATCACTTCTTTATCATACCTTGATCACTCCTTAATTATTAACGCTTGATTAAGGTTTGATTAAGGAGTAATACACGAGCTGAAGAGAGACAAGAGAAAAACATGGGGCTAACCTTTTACGAGGAGCTTACGCCTCCATTGCTATGAATGTGTTGCCCTAAGGGCTTTTTTGCCTTGAGGCGGAACGGCGTCCGCCCGTACATTAGTCGGTAGGGATTTTAGTACCGGCGCTCGCTGTAGCGCCAAATAAAAACGGCGGAACGGTGTCCGCCGGTACAAAGCAAGTTCCAGTTATACAAGTCATCCCAGACCTATTAAATCCTCTAAATCCTTTAATCCTTGTTTCTAAAATCTTTATCCTGAAATCCTTGTTTCTTGAGGTGGTTGACCAGGAGGTCAATCTTCAGCGTAAAAAATCGGGAGCAGTGGTTGACCAGGAGGTCAATCTTCCGGATGTTTCATAATTCTTAAAGAATTGAAAATAACCAGTAAAGTAACTCCTACATCGGCAATTATAGCTTCCCACAGGTTTGCCAGACCTGCAATCCCTAAAGCCATAACCAATATTTTAATACTTAAAGCAAGGATGATATTCTGCCACACCAGATTGTTTGTTTCTCTGGCAATGCTGAAAGCGCTTTCCAGCTGTTCCGGTTTATCATTTAAGAGAACAACATCCGCGGTTTCAATAGATGCTTGAGCACCAATTTTACCCATTGCTATTCCTACATCCGCCCTGGCTAAAACAGGGGCATCATTTAATCCGTCTCCGCAGTAGGCGACTTTATTTTTGCCGGTATTGATAATTTCTTCCAATTTTGCCAGTTTGCTTTCGGGGGTTAAAGCGGCAAAAAAGCCATCCAACCCTAATTCTTGGGCAACACTTTCCACTTTGGGCAGGCGGTCTCCGGAGAGCATTATTAAATTCTTAATTCCCCTCCGTTTTAATGCTTGCAGCGCTTCTTTCATTCCCGGTTTTAATTCATCCGTAAAACTGATGCAACCAAGATATATATTATTCTTAACAGTATGCACCACGCTGTTATCACCCGCATCAAGGAAATTCACGAAACCAAAGGATTGTAAAAAAATCTCGCTTCCGCAAAGATAGCGGTTTTTATCGTAAACCAGCAATACTCCTTTGCCGGGATATTCGGATAATGCTTCAACCGCTTTCGCATCAAACTTGTAGGAGAACGCATTTTTTATTGCTTTGGCAAAAGGATGAGACGATGTCCATTCACAAAGCCAAGTGCTTAGTTTTAGCTCTTCAGGGTCTATTCCGGGGGCTGTTTTAAGATTTGCAATACGCAGGTCTCCTGTGGTTAAAGTTCCTGTTTTATCAAATATCAGGGTTTTAACTCTGTTCAATAAATCAAGATATATGCTTCCTTTGAAAATTATGCCTCTTTTAGCTGATTTCCCTATCCCGATATAATATGTTAAAGGAATTGAAATTACCAAAGCACAGGGACAGGATACTACTAAAAATATGAGCGCTCTCTTCAACCAGACAGTATAGCTGTAGCCCAATAAAGTTGGAATAAGAAAAACCAAAACAGCAGCTAAAACAACTGCAGGAGTATAATATCGGGCAAAACGAGTCATAAACTTTTCGGTATCGGACTTTTTAGCGCTGGCATTTTCTATCAGTTTTATTATTCGGGAAACCATACTTTCGGTTTCGGTATTCTGAACTTGAATTTCCAGAATTCCTCCCCCATTTAGAAAACCTGCAAACACAGTAGATTTGGGTTCTACAAAAACTGGAATTGCCTCTCCTGTTAAAGAAGAAGTATCAACTGTAGATTCTCCTTTTAATACAATTCCATCTAAAGGAATTCGTTCTCCGGCATAAACAAGAATTATCTGTTCTTTTTTAATTGTTTTCAGTTTCAGGTCTTCTATCCCTTTCTCAGTTTTCAAATGCGCTATTTCAGGTTTTAAGGCAAGAAGGGATTGCAAATTTTTCTTGCTCCTGGCAATTGCTCCGCTTTCCAAATACAGCCCTATTTCATATAAAATCATCACTGCTGCAGCTTCCATAAATTCATTTAGAATGATAGCACCGATGGTAGCCAAAGTCATCAAAAAATTCTCGGTAAAAACCTGACGGGAAGCAATCTCTCTTATTGCTTTTTTAATAACTCTGTGCCCGGCTATAAGATAGGCAGCTATCCCCAAAACTATAGAAACAGGACTTCCGAAAAACAAACTGACGGTTAGAATTAGGATGGCAATAATAATAAACCAGGGCTTT
It encodes the following:
- a CDS encoding heavy metal translocating P-type ATPase: MVIEEYDVHNLDCPDCSSKIETAINNLEEVESANLDFISKRLTIEYIEKVDNPLKRLNAIAAKIDPEVQFTLVGRESEQEGKKPWFIIIAILILTVSLFFGSPVSIVLGIAAYLIAGHRVIKKAIREIASRQVFTENFLMTLATIGAIILNEFMEAAAVMILYEIGLYLESGAIARSKKNLQSLLALKPEIAHLKTEKGIEDLKLKTIKKEQIILVYAGERIPLDGIVLKGESTVDTSSLTGEAIPVFVEPKSTVFAGFLNGGGILEIQVQNTETESMVSRIIKLIENASAKKSDTEKFMTRFARYYTPAVVLAAVLVFLIPTLLGYSYTVWLKRALIFLVVSCPCALVISIPLTYYIGIGKSAKRGIIFKGSIYLDLLNRVKTLIFDKTGTLTTGDLRIANLKTAPGIDPEELKLSTWLCEWTSSHPFAKAIKNAFSYKFDAKAVEALSEYPGKGVLLVYDKNRYLCGSEIFLQSFGFVNFLDAGDNSVVHTVKNNIYLGCISFTDELKPGMKEALQALKRRGIKNLIMLSGDRLPKVESVAQELGLDGFFAALTPESKLAKLEEIINTGKNKVAYCGDGLNDAPVLARADVGIAMGKIGAQASIETADVVLLNDKPEQLESAFSIARETNNLVWQNIILALSIKILVMALGIAGLANLWEAIIADVGVTLLVIFNSLRIMKHPED